CCATTGCATGACGGGGGTATTCTAATAAAAGAAGATACCATTATTTCTGCAGGCAACATCCTGCCTCTTGCCAATAAAACCATTGAGGGGAAAAAATTTGGGACAAGGCATAGAGCGGCAATGGGACTTACGGAAAAATCAGATGCTGTTGCTATTGTAGTTTCAGAGGAAACAGGCCGTATTTCTTTTGCAGTGGAAGGACAGCTGTATACAATCAGGACATGAAAATCCCCCTAAAATGGGGGATTTGTCATTATGACTTCTTATTAATTTGCTTTCCGCTTTTTTTCTGGCTTTGAGATTTATCATTTCCTGCCTGAAACTCGCTTCCCAGTTCAACATCGTTTCGTTTATCCTGTTTTTCAATTTGGGCTCTCGTTTGATTTGCATTTTGTCTGCCTTGTTTTGTCATATTTCATTCCTCCCTGTAAAAATAGCTGACAGTTTTAATATGCGCTATATCCGGGAATAGATGAACATTATATTGCTATTGACTTAAAAGAGGTGATTATATTGTGCGGCCGGTTTACACTAACAGAAACCATCGAAAAACTTCAGCTGCTGTTTGAATTTGAATATGCAGAGGGAGAGGTTTTACCCAGATATAATATCGCGCCAAGCCAGAATATCTTAACCATCATTGGAGATGGTAAACAGCGGATCGGCAGACAGATGAAATGGGGACTGGTCCCCTACAGGGCTAAAGACGAAAAAATTGCTTACAAAATGATAAACGCAAGAGCGGAAGGCATCGACTCGAAACCCAGCTTTAAAGCTCCTTTTAAAAGCAAAAGGTGCTTAATCCTTGCAGATGGCTTTTATGAATGGAAGAAAACCGAAGAAGGTAAACAGCCGTACCGGTTCATTATGAAAGATGATAAGCCGTTTGCCTTTGCAGGCATTTGGGATTCATGGCATAAAGGAGAAAATCCTCTAACGAGCTGTACAATTATTACAACGGGGCCAAATGAAGTAACCGAAGATGTTCATGACCGAATGCCGGTGATATTAAAGGAAAGCGATTTTGAGGACTGGCTTAATCCTCGTTTTAATGACACTGAATACCTGAAGTCATTGCTTGAACCTTATCCGGCTGAAAAAATGGATAAGTATCCGGTATCAAATAAAGTGAATTCACCAAAAAATGAGCTGGCAGAATTAATTTCTCCCCTTAATAGTTTTTAAAACGGACGCGGCGACGCGTCCGTTTTTTCAAAATGATAAGAAATTATAACTTTTAACTTTGAGTACTGTCTAGCTCCAGCGCCTACCTTCTCGAGGAGTCGGGGGTGAGCGCCAAGGGAAAGCTTCCTTGGATGTTCTTCGCAGTAACAAGCGCTTTGGCTTGTTTCGAAGGCGCTTCCGCTTTTCTTATCATCTGCTCACAAACATCGGAAGCTCCGTATGGCCCATTTCACGTACGTAGACAAACAAATTTCCTTTATGATGAATTTCATGATCCATTGCAAGCTGCAGCAGCTGGATGCCGGTAAATTCCATTCCAAATATCCGTGACATATCAATCGTTCTTTCTAACTCATCATTTGTTAATGATGAAATGATCTCAATGGTTTTTTCTGTGTAGTTTTCAGCGGCTTCAGAAAGGTTTGGGGCAATTTCTTCGAATTTCTCGCCAAACACTGCAGGGCTGCCTTCTTTTACTGTTTTGGAAAACATATAAAAAGAAGTAAGCATATGTGTTACAAGCTTGCCGGCCGCCATGCTTGTTTCAGTTGGTTTGTAGTCATAGTTATTTTCATCAATCTTCTTGATTAACTCATTAGTCACCTTTCTGTGAGATAAAAAATAGTTCAGAAATTTTTGTGCTCTTTCCATATTAAAGACCTCCTAAAAAAATTATCAGATTA
This window of the Cytobacillus pseudoceanisediminis genome carries:
- a CDS encoding SOS response-associated peptidase encodes the protein MCGRFTLTETIEKLQLLFEFEYAEGEVLPRYNIAPSQNILTIIGDGKQRIGRQMKWGLVPYRAKDEKIAYKMINARAEGIDSKPSFKAPFKSKRCLILADGFYEWKKTEEGKQPYRFIMKDDKPFAFAGIWDSWHKGENPLTSCTIITTGPNEVTEDVHDRMPVILKESDFEDWLNPRFNDTEYLKSLLEPYPAEKMDKYPVSNKVNSPKNELAELISPLNSF
- a CDS encoding DinB family protein — protein: MERAQKFLNYFLSHRKVTNELIKKIDENNYDYKPTETSMAAGKLVTHMLTSFYMFSKTVKEGSPAVFGEKFEEIAPNLSEAAENYTEKTIEIISSLTNDELERTIDMSRIFGMEFTGIQLLQLAMDHEIHHKGNLFVYVREMGHTELPMFVSR